The Halosimplex litoreum genome has a window encoding:
- a CDS encoding 3-dehydroquinate synthase II, whose amino-acid sequence MTRQVWLKADDEVGDWEARKRRITAGLEAGVDWVLVDESDVARVRDLGAVNIAAFTNGDVHVMDAEGDETEEPDAAVVGKDGEGDGSMDIPGDLSGSADLSVLRQDGKASAGYVRIFDERYEEFAEEVATAADYTIVVGENWQIIPLENLIARIGDETNLVAGVTTAEEARTAYETLEIGADSVLLDTDNVDEIRETVEVRDEMSREQLDLTTAEITEIERTGSADRVCIDTGNLMEHDEGMLVGSMSRGLFFVHAETAESPYVASRPFRVNAGAVHAYVRTPDGGTKYLSELRSGDEVQVVDTEGRTREAIVGRVKIEKRPMFRVSAKVETDDGVDRIETLLQNAETIKVATADGRKAVTDLAEGDEVRVCYGDKARHFGEAIEESIIEK is encoded by the coding sequence ATGACACGGCAAGTGTGGCTGAAGGCCGACGACGAGGTCGGCGACTGGGAGGCGCGCAAGCGCCGGATCACGGCGGGGCTGGAGGCGGGCGTCGACTGGGTCCTCGTCGACGAGTCCGACGTGGCCCGGGTCCGCGACCTGGGCGCCGTCAATATCGCGGCGTTCACCAACGGCGACGTGCACGTGATGGACGCCGAGGGCGACGAGACCGAAGAGCCGGACGCGGCCGTCGTCGGCAAAGACGGCGAGGGCGACGGCTCGATGGACATCCCCGGCGACCTGTCTGGATCGGCGGATCTGTCCGTACTCCGCCAAGACGGCAAGGCCAGCGCCGGCTACGTCCGCATCTTCGACGAGCGCTACGAGGAGTTCGCCGAGGAAGTCGCCACCGCCGCCGACTACACCATCGTCGTCGGCGAGAACTGGCAGATCATCCCCCTGGAAAACCTCATCGCGCGTATCGGCGACGAGACGAACCTCGTCGCGGGCGTCACCACGGCCGAGGAGGCCCGTACCGCCTACGAGACCCTGGAGATCGGCGCCGACTCCGTGCTGCTGGACACGGACAACGTCGACGAGATCCGCGAGACCGTCGAGGTCCGCGACGAGATGAGCCGCGAACAGCTGGATCTCACGACCGCCGAGATCACCGAGATCGAACGGACCGGCTCCGCCGACCGCGTCTGCATCGACACGGGCAACCTGATGGAACACGACGAGGGGATGCTCGTCGGCTCGATGAGCCGCGGCCTCTTTTTCGTCCACGCCGAGACCGCCGAGTCGCCGTACGTCGCCTCGCGGCCGTTCCGCGTCAACGCCGGCGCGGTCCACGCTTACGTCCGTACGCCCGACGGCGGTACGAAGTACCTCTCCGAACTCCGGAGCGGCGACGAGGTGCAGGTCGTCGACACCGAGGGCCGCACCCGCGAGGCCATCGTCGGCCGCGTCAAGATAGAGAAGCGGCCGATGTTCCGGGTCAGCGCGAAAGTCGAGACCGACGACGGCGTCGACCGCATCGAGACGCTGCTGCAGAACGCCGAGACGATCAAAGTCGCCACCGCCGACGGCCGGAAGGCGGTCACCGATCTGGCCGAGGGCGACGAGGTCCGCGTCTGCTACGGCGACAAGGCCCGCCACTTCGGCGAGGCCATCGAAGAGAGCATCATCGAAAAGTAA
- a CDS encoding SDR family NAD(P)-dependent oxidoreductase has product MGTATFDFSDEVVIVTGGSSGIGRATALEFAEAGATVVVADVRREPKDLSTETPTDEAIEDSWGEAEFVETDVSDRSEVESVVAAARELGGVDVMVNNAGLFRGGSITDLDAADLDAMLGVNVRGVFLGTQVAATDMLDRDEPGAVVNTASISSSLAQHGQVGYDASKGAVRMLTRGAALELAESGIRVNAVAPGQIATEFLDGWTEEAKRSAAGGGESGFLKSIPMDRAGVPDDVATAVCYLASDAAGYTTGELLHVDGGWQVA; this is encoded by the coding sequence ATGGGAACTGCGACCTTCGACTTCAGCGACGAAGTGGTGATCGTCACGGGCGGAAGCTCCGGTATCGGCCGCGCTACGGCGCTCGAATTCGCCGAGGCCGGCGCGACCGTGGTCGTCGCCGACGTGCGCCGCGAGCCCAAGGACCTGAGTACCGAGACGCCGACCGACGAGGCTATCGAGGACTCGTGGGGCGAGGCCGAGTTCGTCGAGACCGACGTGAGCGACCGGAGCGAGGTCGAGAGCGTCGTCGCGGCCGCCCGCGAGCTGGGCGGCGTCGACGTGATGGTCAACAACGCCGGGCTGTTCCGCGGCGGGTCGATCACCGACCTCGACGCGGCGGACCTGGACGCCATGCTCGGCGTCAACGTCCGCGGTGTCTTCCTCGGTACGCAGGTCGCCGCGACGGACATGCTCGACCGCGACGAGCCCGGCGCGGTCGTCAACACCGCCTCGATCAGCTCCTCGCTGGCCCAGCACGGCCAGGTTGGCTACGACGCGAGCAAGGGCGCCGTCCGGATGCTCACCCGCGGCGCCGCGCTGGAGCTGGCCGAGTCGGGGATCCGCGTCAACGCCGTCGCACCCGGCCAGATCGCCACCGAGTTCCTCGACGGGTGGACCGAGGAAGCCAAACGGTCGGCGGCCGGCGGCGGCGAGAGCGGCTTTCTGAAGTCGATTCCGATGGACCGGGCGGGCGTCCCCGACGACGTGGCGACCGCGGTCTGCTACCTCGCCAGCGACGCCGCCGGCTACACGACCGGCGAACTCCTCCACGTCGACGGCGGCTGGCAGGTGGCCTGA
- a CDS encoding DUF7836 family putative zinc-binding protein, with protein MQEAWIQLQCPECDEQWEANPADLHEPDEAFVCKDCGEERPLSEFAKTARDFEILEEFHGE; from the coding sequence ATGCAGGAGGCCTGGATACAGCTCCAGTGTCCGGAATGCGACGAACAGTGGGAAGCCAACCCCGCCGACCTTCACGAACCCGACGAGGCGTTCGTCTGCAAGGACTGCGGGGAAGAGCGACCGCTCTCGGAGTTCGCCAAGACCGCCCGCGACTTCGAGATATTGGAGGAGTTCCACGGGGAGTAG
- a CDS encoding HAD family hydrolase, which produces MPELDAVVFDLDSTLCVSTQSDAEIHEAIFERTGISKFFEPADLHAVDWSALPEPDSEREHYEYMYRAVAKEVGADPDHAPALADATVEVIDPSAVAFREGAADALAYARDRCDLTLLTNGSEDSQLPKVDRLGVGDCFETVVCCGPGTGIESKPHPEPFERALDALGTAPERTAYVGDRHDGDVVGAHVAGMQSVWVPTGVPGEDYPEDPDPAPTHRLDSMTELPSVL; this is translated from the coding sequence ATGCCCGAACTCGACGCGGTGGTGTTCGACCTCGACAGCACGCTCTGCGTCTCGACGCAGTCCGACGCGGAGATCCACGAGGCGATCTTCGAGCGCACGGGGATCTCGAAGTTCTTCGAACCGGCCGACCTCCACGCGGTCGACTGGTCGGCGCTGCCCGAGCCCGACTCCGAGCGCGAGCACTACGAGTACATGTATCGTGCCGTCGCGAAGGAGGTCGGCGCCGACCCGGATCACGCCCCAGCACTGGCGGACGCGACGGTCGAGGTGATCGACCCGTCCGCGGTGGCGTTCCGAGAGGGTGCAGCGGACGCGCTCGCTTACGCTCGCGACCGGTGCGACCTCACCCTGCTCACGAACGGCAGCGAGGACTCCCAGCTCCCGAAGGTCGACCGACTCGGCGTCGGCGACTGCTTCGAGACGGTCGTCTGCTGCGGGCCGGGCACCGGGATCGAGTCCAAGCCACACCCCGAACCGTTCGAGCGGGCCCTCGACGCGCTCGGGACGGCGCCCGAGCGGACGGCTTACGTCGGCGACCGCCACGACGGCGACGTGGTCGGCGCCCACGTCGCGGGGATGCAGTCGGTGTGGGTCCCGACGGGCGTCCCGGGCGAGGACTACCCCGAAGACCCCGACCCCGCGCCGACCCACCGACTCGACTCGATGACCGAGCTACCGAGCGTGCTCTGA
- a CDS encoding 2-amino-3,7-dideoxy-D-threo-hept-6-ulosonate synthase, translating into MTAGKDARLARIGTAGRHLIVPMDHGITLGAVKGLVDIESTVDAVTRGGADAVLTQRGVADRVHPNKNDAGYIAHLNGSTSIGPDESDKRTTGTVEDAIRAGADAVSFHINVGSEHEPDQISQLAEVTSVAERYGLPTLAMAYARGHDVRDDDPELFAEDLGHAVRLAEELGADVVKTAYSGSADTFGRVVESTALPVVIAGGSKGTDRETLSMVRGAVDAGADGVSMGRSIFQHDDPEAITRAIAAVLHDDASADEAAERAGLPVEA; encoded by the coding sequence ATGACCGCAGGGAAAGACGCGCGCCTGGCCCGCATCGGGACAGCGGGCCGGCACCTGATCGTCCCGATGGACCACGGGATCACACTGGGGGCCGTCAAAGGCCTCGTCGACATCGAATCGACGGTCGACGCCGTCACGCGCGGCGGCGCCGACGCCGTGCTCACCCAGCGCGGCGTCGCCGACCGCGTCCACCCCAACAAGAACGACGCGGGGTACATCGCCCACCTCAACGGCTCGACGAGCATCGGTCCCGACGAGAGCGACAAGCGCACGACCGGTACCGTCGAAGACGCGATCCGCGCCGGCGCCGACGCCGTCTCATTCCACATCAACGTCGGCAGCGAACACGAGCCCGACCAGATATCCCAGCTCGCCGAAGTCACCAGCGTGGCCGAGCGCTACGGCCTGCCAACGCTCGCGATGGCCTACGCCCGCGGCCACGACGTACGCGACGACGACCCCGAGCTGTTCGCTGAGGACCTGGGTCACGCCGTCCGGCTCGCCGAGGAACTGGGCGCCGACGTGGTCAAGACCGCCTACAGCGGGAGCGCGGACACCTTCGGCCGTGTCGTCGAGTCGACCGCCCTCCCGGTCGTCATCGCCGGCGGCTCGAAGGGCACGGACCGGGAAACCCTCTCGATGGTCCGCGGCGCGGTCGACGCAGGCGCGGACGGCGTCTCGATGGGTCGGTCGATCTTCCAGCACGACGACCCCGAAGCCATCACCCGCGCCATCGCCGCCGTCCTCCACGACGACGCTTCGGCCGACGAGGCCGCCGAGCGCGCGGGCCTCCCCGTCGAGGCCTGA
- the trpA gene encoding tryptophan synthase subunit alpha, translated as MALERVFADEPAFVPYVAAGDPTYEESLEYVEALERGGADVIELGLPFSEPIAEGSTIQEAVVRSLEGGMTPDRYFEFVEELDVEVPLVCMTYYNLIAQYTHPETGETGPRAFAQRADEVGIEGFVVVDLPAEEAGPLRAACDEFGQDLVFIIAPTTKGERLERMQENVSGYVYVQARLGVTGARDDVSDQTEESLARVDDWDVPKAVGFGIKTGEHAERIVSAGADGIIVGSALVDIVAEGAESDRSVAETAERLESKARELKGGALAGGELAAAERSD; from the coding sequence ATGGCGCTCGAACGCGTCTTCGCCGACGAGCCGGCGTTCGTCCCCTACGTCGCCGCGGGCGACCCGACCTACGAGGAGTCCCTCGAGTACGTCGAAGCCCTCGAACGCGGCGGCGCGGACGTGATCGAACTCGGTCTGCCCTTCTCGGAACCGATCGCCGAGGGGTCGACGATTCAGGAAGCGGTCGTCCGCTCGCTGGAGGGCGGGATGACGCCCGACCGGTACTTCGAGTTCGTCGAGGAGCTGGACGTGGAGGTGCCGCTCGTGTGCATGACCTACTACAACCTGATCGCCCAGTACACACACCCCGAGACCGGCGAGACGGGACCGCGCGCGTTCGCGCAGCGAGCGGACGAGGTCGGTATCGAGGGGTTCGTCGTCGTCGACCTCCCCGCCGAGGAGGCCGGACCGCTCCGAGCGGCCTGCGACGAGTTCGGCCAGGATCTGGTGTTCATCATCGCGCCGACGACGAAGGGCGAACGCTTAGAGCGGATGCAGGAGAACGTCTCGGGGTACGTCTACGTGCAGGCGCGACTCGGCGTGACCGGCGCGCGCGACGACGTCTCCGACCAGACCGAGGAGTCGCTGGCTCGGGTCGACGACTGGGACGTGCCCAAGGCCGTCGGCTTCGGTATCAAGACCGGTGAACACGCCGAGCGCATCGTCTCCGCCGGTGCCGACGGGATCATCGTCGGGTCGGCGCTGGTCGACATCGTCGCCGAGGGGGCCGAGAGCGACCGGTCGGTCGCCGAGACGGCCGAACGGCTCGAATCGAAGGCCCGCGAACTCAAGGGGGGCGCGCTCGCGGGCGGGGAGCTGGCCGCCGCCGAGCGCTCGGACTGA
- the trpB gene encoding tryptophan synthase subunit beta, translated as MSTDKMFGEYGGQFVPESLMPAIEELTDAYERYVLDNEDGFMDEFRRRLADFGGRPLPLQRADALSDRYDTEVYLKREDLLHGGAHKLNNALGQVLLAKYMGKERIVAETGAGQHGTATAMAAAHLDMPCEVYMGETDIRRQRPNVFRMKINGAEITPVTTGRGTLKEAISETMRDWATTVETTHYVIGSVVGPAPFPRMVRDFQSVISEEAREQVREKAGRLPDSVLACAGGGSNTMGTFHHFVGDDEVGLYAVEAGGSSLSVDEEEGVAPNSASLSTGEEGVLHGARTKLLQDSHGQIMESHSVSAGLDYAGVGPELAHLVDQDRVDAVNVDDDTALEAFHRLSQDEGVIPALETAHAFGYLEQHHEELGDLVVVNVSGRGDKDLETVLEETEKRDLDVAPDMSVLRDAAGGGGM; from the coding sequence ATGAGCACAGACAAGATGTTCGGCGAGTACGGCGGACAGTTCGTGCCGGAGTCGTTGATGCCGGCGATCGAAGAGTTGACCGACGCCTACGAGCGGTACGTTCTCGACAACGAAGACGGATTCATGGACGAGTTCAGGCGTCGACTGGCGGACTTCGGCGGGCGGCCCCTGCCGCTCCAGCGAGCCGACGCGCTCTCGGACCGGTACGACACCGAGGTGTACCTCAAGCGCGAGGACCTGCTCCACGGCGGCGCGCACAAGCTCAACAACGCCCTCGGACAGGTGCTACTGGCGAAGTACATGGGCAAAGAGCGGATCGTCGCGGAGACGGGCGCCGGCCAGCACGGGACGGCGACGGCGATGGCCGCCGCGCATCTGGACATGCCCTGTGAGGTCTACATGGGCGAGACGGACATCCGGCGCCAGCGGCCCAACGTCTTCCGGATGAAGATCAACGGCGCCGAGATCACGCCGGTGACGACCGGCCGCGGGACGCTCAAAGAAGCCATCTCCGAGACGATGCGCGACTGGGCCACCACCGTCGAGACCACCCACTACGTCATCGGGAGCGTGGTGGGTCCCGCACCCTTCCCGCGGATGGTCCGGGACTTCCAGTCCGTCATCTCCGAGGAGGCCCGCGAGCAGGTCCGGGAGAAGGCCGGGCGCCTGCCGGACTCGGTGCTGGCGTGCGCCGGCGGCGGGTCGAACACGATGGGGACCTTCCACCACTTCGTCGGCGACGACGAGGTCGGACTGTACGCCGTCGAGGCGGGCGGCTCGTCGCTCTCCGTGGACGAGGAGGAAGGCGTCGCGCCCAACTCCGCGTCGCTGTCGACCGGCGAAGAGGGTGTCCTCCACGGCGCGCGCACGAAGCTCCTGCAGGACTCGCACGGACAGATCATGGAGTCCCATTCGGTTTCGGCGGGGCTGGACTACGCGGGCGTCGGTCCCGAACTCGCCCACCTCGTCGACCAGGACCGGGTCGACGCGGTCAACGTCGACGACGACACCGCCCTCGAAGCGTTCCACCGGCTCTCCCAGGACGAGGGCGTCATCCCGGCGCTGGAGACCGCCCACGCGTTCGGCTACCTCGAACAGCACCACGAGGAACTGGGCGACCTCGTGGTGGTCAACGTCTCCGGTCGCGGCGACAAGGACCTCGAAACCGTCCTGGAAGAGACCGAGAAGCGCGACCTCGACGTGGCGCCGGACATGTCGGTGCTTCGCGACGCGGCGGGTGGAGGGGGGATGTAG